The following are encoded in a window of Chloracidobacterium sp. genomic DNA:
- a CDS encoding glycosyltransferase — protein sequence MTTEARYAPVSLVTTVLNDLAGCQAFFAAMEAQTLCPREIIIVDGGSRDGTWAFLQEYRPRRDYELVVAQEVGCNVARGRNLAIARARYDVIVSTDVGCRWDDRWLEDLVRPLLDDPTLDAVMGSWAVRREDLPDDDWARVEFAFHADYALRARPDSHASSRAIAYRKALWERLGGYPEDLTLAADDMVFALLLHATTKRVAAAPTPRCFWERPATLRRFRREAERNFFGAGEADIWRKHGLLVGGRLIAETAAPLLGLSIGLIELWLGRWPFVGGSLFVIGAMLVSARLWRLRPAAARYAAAGGAWVWPRVIWFEYAVKWAGVRGYWRGWWTGRRRCQACRARLRQVGVSPW from the coding sequence ATGACGACGGAAGCTCGCTACGCGCCGGTGTCGCTGGTGACGACGGTGCTCAACGACCTCGCCGGTTGTCAGGCGTTTTTCGCAGCCATGGAAGCGCAGACGCTCTGCCCGCGCGAAATCATCATCGTGGACGGCGGCTCGCGCGACGGGACGTGGGCGTTCCTACAGGAGTACCGCCCGCGCCGTGATTACGAACTGGTCGTCGCACAGGAAGTCGGCTGCAATGTGGCGCGCGGACGCAACTTGGCGATTGCGCGTGCGCGCTACGACGTGATTGTGTCCACTGATGTCGGCTGCCGGTGGGACGACCGCTGGCTTGAAGACCTGGTCCGGCCGCTGCTGGATGATCCGACGCTGGATGCCGTGATGGGGAGTTGGGCCGTCCGGCGCGAAGACCTTCCTGACGACGACTGGGCGCGCGTCGAATTCGCTTTTCACGCCGACTATGCGCTACGCGCGCGGCCGGATTCACATGCTTCGTCGCGCGCCATCGCCTATCGCAAGGCGCTGTGGGAGCGGCTAGGCGGCTACCCAGAAGACCTGACGCTGGCGGCTGACGATATGGTGTTTGCGCTTTTGCTGCATGCGACGACAAAGCGCGTCGCCGCTGCACCGACGCCGCGCTGTTTCTGGGAGCGGCCGGCGACGCTTCGGCGCTTCCGCCGCGAAGCCGAGCGCAACTTTTTCGGCGCGGGCGAAGCCGACATCTGGCGCAAGCATGGGCTGTTGGTTGGCGGCCGGCTCATCGCCGAAACGGCTGCGCCGCTGCTGGGACTAAGCATCGGACTCATCGAGTTATGGCTGGGGCGGTGGCCGTTCGTAGGCGGCTCACTATTTGTCATCGGCGCTATGCTGGTCAGCGCGCGGCTGTGGCGACTGCGACCAGCGGCGGCGCGTTATGCGGCGGCCGGCGGCGCGTGGGTCTGGCCGCGCGTCATATGGTTCGAGTACGCCGTCAAGTGGGCCGGCGTACGGGGTTATTGGCGCGGTTGGTGGACCGGCCGCCGCCGTTGCCAAGCCTGCCGCGCGCGCCTGCGGCAAGTGGGGGTGTCGCCGTGGTGA